In the Paenibacillus sp. FSL H7-0357 genome, one interval contains:
- a CDS encoding sensor histidine kinase, translating into MNLFRDNQIKYYIIFLFSFSLLIFLSSMGLNAVQEKAIQNLFLSHDKAIVTSLLEQGISKGVIAKAVTNTVSSQEGTALLVSIGITEHTSIRFLPFIAEFQRISGYFMLPVGAFLSILLFGGTFIFLWKREQLYQRAAKVITRFTEGDFSCRMPQMSEGTLYRLFASLDQLATTLQSKNEAGQKAKKFLKNTISDISHQLKTPLAALTMYHEIISDEPDHIKTVIEYSEKTGLALKRMQQLIQAMLKITRLDAGSIVFEKESCRISELVLQAIGELTTRASSEGKEIIIDESSEETIICDKQWTSEAIGNIVKNALDHTDSGGEIHISWNRTPAMLRILISDNGSGIPPEDLHHIFKRFYRSKKSLDTQGVGLGLSLTKSIVEGQGGIISVQSTLHEGTTFILSFLTES; encoded by the coding sequence ATGAACCTTTTTCGTGACAACCAAATAAAATATTATATTATCTTTCTTTTTTCTTTTTCTTTGCTGATTTTTCTTTCCAGCATGGGATTAAACGCAGTACAGGAAAAGGCCATACAGAATTTATTCTTATCACATGATAAAGCTATTGTAACTTCTCTTTTAGAACAGGGCATTTCGAAAGGTGTGATTGCCAAGGCAGTTACAAATACCGTCAGTAGCCAAGAGGGAACGGCTTTGCTTGTTAGTATTGGTATAACAGAACATACCTCTATAAGATTTTTACCCTTTATTGCTGAGTTTCAGCGGATATCAGGGTATTTCATGCTGCCTGTAGGAGCGTTTCTATCTATATTGCTTTTTGGTGGGACATTTATTTTCTTATGGAAAAGGGAGCAGCTTTATCAGCGAGCGGCAAAGGTGATTACCCGCTTTACTGAGGGGGATTTTTCTTGCCGCATGCCTCAAATGAGTGAGGGGACGCTCTACCGTCTCTTTGCTTCTTTAGACCAACTTGCTACGACATTACAGTCGAAAAATGAAGCTGGGCAGAAAGCAAAAAAATTTTTGAAAAATACAATTTCAGATATATCGCATCAGCTGAAAACACCACTTGCCGCTCTTACCATGTATCACGAAATCATTTCCGATGAACCCGATCATATTAAAACTGTCATAGAGTATTCTGAAAAGACAGGGTTGGCGCTAAAGCGTATGCAACAGCTTATTCAAGCCATGCTGAAAATTACCCGCTTAGACGCCGGCAGTATTGTCTTTGAAAAGGAAAGCTGTCGTATATCAGAATTGGTTTTACAGGCTATCGGTGAATTAACAACACGGGCATCCAGTGAGGGAAAAGAAATTATTATAGACGAATCCTCGGAAGAAACGATCATTTGTGATAAGCAATGGACGAGCGAAGCGATTGGGAATATCGTGAAAAACGCTTTGGATCATACGGATTCTGGAGGAGAAATCCATATTTCTTGGAACCGAACCCCTGCCATGCTCCGCATATTGATATCCGATAATGGTTCGGGGATTCCTCCGGAGGATTTACATCATATCTTCAAGCGCTTTTACCGCAGTAAAAAATCTTTGGACACGCAGGGAGTTGGATTAGGGCTGTCACTGACAAAATCCATTGTTGAGGGACAGGGCGGCATTATCTCTGTTCAAAGCACTTTGCATGAGGGAACTACTTTTATCCTTTCTTTCCTTACGGAATCGTAA
- a CDS encoding response regulator transcription factor has translation MNNKILLLEDDISLVDGLKYSLKRNGFEVDIVRTKKETISLLPKINTYDLLIFDVTLPDGTGFEICEKVRKQGNQIPIIFLTASDEEVNVIRGLDSGGDDYVTKPFKLGELCSRIRALLRRTSVLNQNNHAVIECGDVSIDFLGSRVQLKGRTLDLTSVEYRLICLLIRNANRVTTRNNILNELWDSSGDFVDDNTLSVYVRRLREKIEVDPSHPEHLITIRGFGYQWNEVSV, from the coding sequence ATGAATAACAAAATTTTACTTTTAGAAGATGATATTAGCTTAGTGGATGGATTGAAGTACTCTTTAAAACGTAACGGCTTTGAAGTTGATATCGTCCGTACCAAAAAAGAAACTATAAGCCTCCTGCCCAAGATCAATACATATGATTTATTGATTTTTGATGTAACTTTGCCTGACGGAACAGGCTTTGAAATTTGTGAAAAAGTGCGGAAACAAGGAAATCAGATTCCTATTATATTTCTAACCGCCTCTGATGAAGAAGTGAATGTCATTCGGGGTCTGGACAGTGGCGGGGATGATTATGTAACAAAGCCGTTTAAGCTAGGTGAATTATGTTCCCGAATTCGGGCATTATTGCGTCGAACCAGCGTATTAAACCAAAATAATCATGCTGTTATCGAGTGTGGCGATGTTTCAATCGATTTTTTGGGAAGCCGTGTTCAGTTGAAAGGAAGAACTCTGGATTTAACAAGTGTAGAATACCGTCTGATATGCTTGTTAATAAGAAATGCTAACAGGGTAACAACTCGCAACAATATTTTGAATGAGCTATGGGACAGTTCAGGGGACTTTGTGGACGATAATACGCTTTCCGTTTATGTACGGCGGCTTCGTGAAAAAATTGAGGTTGATCCATCTCACCCTGAGCATTTAATAACGATTCGTGGATTCGGCTATCAATGGAACGAGGTATCTGTATGA
- a CDS encoding ABC transporter ATP-binding protein, with amino-acid sequence MNNIITGKNIVKTFGKGKEQVKVLNGVNVEIAKGEFVAVMGPSGSGKSTLLFALSGMDEITGGAVKFGDTELSKLRENALADVRRTKMGFVFQQPTMLKNLNLLDNIILPAAHEGKKDIAKLTQKAKALMKKTGIAGLESRDTTEVSGGQLQRAGICRALMNAPEILFADEPTGAINSKSAEEIMGLLVDINKEGTAILLVTHDAKVAVRADRVLFTKDGNIVSELPLQKFSGRDMEARGEKVLAGMAAVGI; translated from the coding sequence ATGAATAACATCATTACAGGGAAAAACATCGTGAAAACCTTTGGCAAGGGAAAGGAGCAGGTAAAGGTGCTGAACGGAGTAAACGTGGAAATAGCAAAAGGCGAGTTTGTTGCCGTGATGGGGCCGTCGGGTTCGGGGAAATCCACACTGCTGTTCGCGCTCAGTGGCATGGACGAGATTACAGGAGGGGCGGTGAAATTTGGCGATACCGAACTATCTAAACTCCGCGAAAACGCGCTTGCGGATGTTCGCCGGACAAAAATGGGCTTTGTCTTTCAGCAGCCCACTATGCTGAAAAACTTGAATCTTTTGGATAATATCATCCTCCCCGCCGCGCATGAGGGCAAAAAGGATATAGCGAAACTCACGCAAAAGGCGAAAGCCCTGATGAAGAAAACAGGGATTGCCGGGCTTGAAAGCAGGGATACCACGGAGGTTTCGGGCGGCCAGCTCCAGCGGGCCGGTATCTGCCGCGCCTTGATGAATGCACCGGAGATTCTCTTTGCCGACGAGCCGACCGGCGCGATCAACTCAAAGTCGGCGGAGGAAATCATGGGGCTGCTGGTGGACATCAACAAAGAGGGCACAGCCATATTGCTTGTGACCCACGACGCGAAAGTCGCGGTCAGGGCTGACAGGGTTCTGTTTACGAAGGATGGGAATATCGTTTCCGAACTGCCGCTACAAAAGTTCAGCGGCAGGGATATGGAGGCGAGAGGGGAAAAGGTACTCGCTGGGATGGCGGCTGTGGGTATTTAG
- a CDS encoding ABC transporter permease — MYQKIIKNDIRKSKLVTATITAFILVAAMLTALAASLTVNLFGGIDNMLLSAKSPHFMQMHTGDVDLEQLRSFADANDNVEDYQVLEFLNIEGADIIIGDDSLAGSIQDNGLSVQGEKFDFLLNLNGEVIHPADGEIYVPIYYMQEGNAALGDTVTIHGISFTVAGFLRDSIMNAAMVSSKRFLVSQADFERVREFGQLENLIEFRLAEDVSFPAFEATYLDAGLPANGPPAITYTQVKMINGITDGIMIAVLVLIGVLVIIVAFLCIRFTLLAKIEEDYKEIGVLKAVGMRVSQIKKLYLAKYGAIAGAACALGFLASLPLQTPFMQNIRLYMGESGSPLPGLLCGLLGATVICGVVMLYVNGMLRRFRKISAAQAVRFGASQEKSRSARNFRLSNNRLFSRNIFLGIKDVLSRKKLYLTMLMVLVISSFIMIVPQNISSTISAENFITYMGMGISDVNIGVMRTQVEDVLGKAAEVADVLAEDKNVEKYALFTGMMLDRKADDGTMEKLRVAFGDYSAFPITYSKGRAPQSESELALSVLNAKDLEKTVGDEIILIVDGAEKHLTVCGIYSDVTNGGRTAQASFEANNGDVLSVGLAVTFRDRQSVKAAISQYREQFPFAKVTGIDESIGQMLGSIRDAIKMASAVAIGATVLLTLLVTVLFMKMLVAKDRYPIAILKSMGFTGADIRGQYLTRSITVLLLAVIIGTILANTLGELVGVAIVSSFGATTFHFAVNPWFVYLVSPLLITGCVVAATMLGVSGIQALKISEHIKEA, encoded by the coding sequence ATGTATCAAAAAATTATCAAAAACGATATACGCAAAAGTAAGCTGGTTACCGCGACGATTACGGCGTTTATCCTCGTTGCCGCCATGCTGACCGCTTTGGCCGCATCGCTGACAGTAAACCTGTTCGGCGGTATCGACAATATGCTTCTTTCGGCAAAGTCGCCTCATTTCATGCAGATGCACACAGGCGACGTAGATTTGGAACAGTTACGGAGCTTCGCGGATGCTAATGACAACGTAGAGGATTATCAGGTGTTGGAGTTCCTCAACATCGAGGGCGCGGACATTATCATCGGGGACGATTCCCTTGCCGGAAGCATACAGGACAACGGCCTTTCAGTGCAGGGCGAGAAATTCGACTTCCTGCTTAACTTAAACGGCGAAGTCATCCATCCCGCCGACGGCGAAATCTATGTCCCCATCTATTACATGCAGGAAGGAAACGCGGCACTTGGCGATACGGTGACAATCCACGGCATTTCCTTTACCGTCGCGGGGTTTTTACGGGATTCTATCATGAACGCGGCGATGGTAAGCTCCAAGCGGTTCCTTGTGAGCCAAGCGGATTTTGAAAGAGTCCGTGAGTTCGGACAGTTAGAAAACCTTATTGAGTTCCGGCTGGCAGAGGACGTTTCCTTCCCGGCTTTCGAGGCAACCTATCTCGATGCGGGGCTTCCGGCAAACGGTCCGCCCGCTATCACTTACACTCAAGTGAAGATGATAAACGGCATTACGGACGGCATCATGATTGCCGTGCTGGTGTTGATAGGCGTCCTTGTCATCATCGTGGCGTTTTTGTGCATCCGCTTTACGCTACTGGCTAAAATCGAAGAGGATTATAAGGAAATAGGCGTACTGAAGGCCGTTGGGATGCGGGTATCGCAGATTAAAAAGCTCTACCTTGCGAAATACGGCGCTATCGCGGGGGCGGCCTGCGCGCTGGGCTTTCTGGCCTCCCTGCCGCTCCAAACGCCTTTCATGCAAAACATCCGCCTGTACATGGGCGAAAGCGGCAGCCCGTTACCCGGCTTGCTCTGCGGACTTTTGGGGGCGACGGTAATCTGCGGGGTTGTCATGCTGTATGTGAACGGCATGTTGCGGCGCTTCCGTAAAATATCTGCGGCGCAGGCGGTGCGGTTCGGCGCGTCGCAGGAAAAATCGAGATCGGCCAGAAATTTCCGGCTGAGTAATAACAGGCTCTTTTCCCGGAATATCTTTCTTGGAATCAAGGATGTTCTTTCCCGGAAAAAGCTGTATCTCACCATGCTGATGGTGCTGGTCATTTCCTCATTCATTATGATTGTGCCGCAAAATATCAGCAGCACCATTTCTGCGGAAAACTTCATCACCTACATGGGCATGGGAATTTCCGACGTTAATATCGGGGTGATGCGGACACAGGTGGAGGACGTTCTGGGAAAGGCGGCGGAAGTTGCTGATGTGCTGGCGGAGGATAAGAATGTTGAAAAGTATGCTTTGTTCACCGGCATGATGTTAGACCGGAAAGCGGACGACGGAACGATGGAGAAGCTGCGGGTGGCATTTGGTGACTATTCCGCCTTTCCTATCACCTACTCCAAGGGCCGTGCGCCGCAATCGGAATCGGAACTCGCTCTCTCCGTCCTCAATGCCAAAGACCTTGAAAAAACAGTTGGGGATGAAATCATTTTAATCGTTGACGGCGCGGAAAAGCACCTGACAGTCTGTGGGATTTACTCTGATGTCACCAACGGTGGCCGAACGGCGCAAGCCAGTTTTGAGGCAAATAACGGAGATGTTTTGAGCGTCGGTCTGGCGGTCACGTTCCGTGACCGCCAGAGTGTAAAGGCGGCAATTTCACAGTACAGGGAACAGTTCCCTTTCGCCAAGGTTACCGGTATCGACGAAAGCATTGGGCAGATGCTCGGCTCTATACGGGACGCCATCAAAATGGCTTCCGCTGTCGCTATCGGGGCAACCGTCCTGCTCACACTACTGGTCACGGTGCTGTTTATGAAAATGCTGGTGGCGAAAGACCGTTATCCTATCGCCATACTGAAATCAATGGGCTTCACCGGTGCGGATATTCGCGGGCAGTATCTTACGCGCTCCATCACTGTGCTTCTACTTGCCGTAATCATCGGCACGATTCTGGCGAACACGCTGGGAGAGCTTGTCGGCGTAGCAATCGTTTCTTCCTTTGGTGCAACAACCTTCCATTTTGCGGTAAACCCGTGGTTTGTCTACCTCGTTTCGCCTCTGCTGATTACGGGTTGCGTTGTCGCCGCCACCATGCTGGGCGTTTCCGGCATCCAGGCATTAAAAATTTCCGAACATATTAAGGAGGCTTAA
- a CDS encoding HAMP domain-containing sensor histidine kinase, whose amino-acid sequence MKKKRSFKSVIMRRFIGYTIGIALTLLVLEFLFSLFTLNNGMNFSELASSPLAEGTETLQITLSVIWNLITVAIYFIGIVLFGRGINRKIMEPVQKMEEGFKEVTAGHLDTTLDFETETEFGEMRDAFNFMARKLKDSEEKRMTMENERMRLFSHIAHDLKTPMTTISGYAQALASGMVEEPDKQREYHLAIKAKSGQMNQLIDQLLSYSKLGTPQYRMNFAKVDLVELLRVSCATLFGEIESRQMKLELRLPDKPVFYMADSLETNRAIGNLLTNAIRHNPVGSLLSVGLTDEPGCIELQIADNGAAIPEAIAGNLFEPFVSGSDSRSNSSGTGLGLAIVKKVIEQHSGEVFVLDAPSPYTKMFVLRFPKVSGHRKTEG is encoded by the coding sequence ATGAAGAAAAAGCGTAGTTTCAAAAGTGTCATCATGCGCAGATTCATAGGCTATACCATCGGAATTGCACTGACGCTTCTGGTATTGGAGTTTTTATTCAGTCTGTTTACATTGAATAACGGGATGAACTTCTCGGAACTGGCGTCGTCCCCTCTGGCCGAGGGGACGGAAACCCTTCAAATCACGCTTTCAGTTATCTGGAATCTTATCACAGTTGCGATATATTTTATTGGGATTGTCCTTTTTGGGCGCGGAATCAACAGGAAAATCATGGAGCCTGTACAGAAAATGGAAGAAGGTTTCAAGGAGGTTACGGCCGGTCATTTAGACACTACGCTGGACTTTGAAACAGAAACGGAATTTGGGGAAATGCGGGATGCTTTCAATTTTATGGCACGAAAGCTGAAAGACTCCGAAGAAAAGCGAATGACAATGGAAAATGAGAGGATGCGGCTTTTCTCGCACATTGCCCATGACTTGAAAACCCCCATGACAACGATTTCCGGATACGCGCAAGCCTTGGCAAGCGGTATGGTGGAGGAGCCGGACAAACAGCGGGAATACCATCTGGCGATTAAAGCGAAATCCGGGCAGATGAACCAATTGATTGACCAGTTGCTTTCCTATTCCAAGCTGGGTACGCCGCAATACCGGATGAATTTTGCGAAGGTTGACCTTGTAGAGCTGCTTCGCGTATCTTGCGCCACTTTGTTTGGTGAAATCGAAAGCAGGCAAATGAAATTGGAGCTGCGGTTGCCAGACAAGCCAGTATTTTACATGGCGGATTCGTTGGAAACCAACCGCGCTATTGGCAATCTGCTGACAAACGCAATCCGCCATAACCCGGTGGGCAGCCTATTGTCCGTGGGGCTGACGGATGAACCCGGCTGTATTGAGTTACAAATTGCCGATAACGGAGCGGCTATCCCGGAGGCCATCGCCGGGAATCTGTTCGAGCCTTTTGTTTCCGGCAGTGATTCAAGAAGTAACAGCAGTGGAACAGGACTTGGGCTTGCCATTGTGAAAAAGGTGATAGAACAGCATTCCGGCGAGGTTTTCGTATTGGACGCACCCTCTCCTTATACAAAGATGTTTGTCCTGAGATTTCCAAAAGTTTCAGGACACAGAAAGACGGAGGGATAA
- a CDS encoding response regulator transcription factor, producing MNKTILIVDDEKEIRELLRLYIEKDGYSVIQAENGLEALKQAASARIDLAVIDIMMPELDGYQLIKGLRERSNLPIIIVSAKTENHEKILGLDLGADDYVTKPFDPLEVTARIKAQLRRYDGGAADSEAALLTAGELCMDVSACTLSFGSGTIPLTATEFNMMKLFMQSPGRVYTKQQIYEAAWQEAAIVDDNTVMVAISKLRGKLPGDGAVSIGTVRGLGYRLEVRT from the coding sequence ATGAACAAAACTATTCTGATTGTAGATGACGAGAAGGAAATTCGTGAGCTTCTGCGGTTGTATATAGAAAAGGACGGCTATTCCGTGATACAGGCTGAAAATGGATTGGAGGCGCTTAAACAGGCTGCGTCCGCACGGATTGATTTGGCTGTCATCGACATTATGATGCCGGAGCTTGACGGTTATCAGCTTATCAAAGGTTTGAGAGAACGCAGCAATCTTCCCATTATTATCGTGAGCGCTAAAACGGAAAATCATGAGAAAATATTGGGGCTTGACCTTGGTGCGGACGATTATGTTACAAAGCCTTTTGACCCTTTGGAGGTCACAGCCCGAATCAAAGCTCAATTACGACGCTATGACGGAGGTGCGGCGGATTCCGAAGCGGCTTTACTGACGGCAGGCGAACTGTGTATGGATGTTTCCGCTTGCACACTTAGCTTTGGCAGCGGGACAATCCCTCTTACCGCCACGGAATTTAACATGATGAAGCTATTTATGCAAAGTCCCGGACGCGTATACACCAAACAGCAGATTTATGAAGCTGCATGGCAGGAGGCAGCCATCGTGGACGACAATACGGTGATGGTCGCCATCAGCAAGCTGCGCGGCAAACTTCCTGGTGACGGTGCGGTATCCATCGGAACCGTCCGGGGATTAGGGTATCGTCTGGAGGTGCGTACATGA
- the sigF gene encoding RNA polymerase sporulation sigma factor SigF yields MDAESKKAPPTYLDDAEVKRLIALSQAGDNLARDTLVSCNIRLVWSVVQRFMNRGYEPDDLFQIGCIGLLKSVDKFDLSYEVKFSTYAVPMIIGEIQRFLRDDGTLKVSRSLKEMANKVRKMKDEMSKTLDRLPTIGEVAEALGVTPEEIVFAQEANKPPTSIHETVFENDGDPITLIDQIADETQERWFDKLALNEAIGALTERERLIVYLRYYRDQTQSEVASRLGISQVQVSRLEKKILANIREQIAQ; encoded by the coding sequence ATGGATGCAGAGTCAAAAAAAGCTCCGCCGACCTATTTGGACGATGCGGAGGTCAAACGTCTTATCGCGCTCAGTCAGGCTGGAGATAATCTGGCCCGCGACACGCTTGTAAGCTGCAACATCCGCCTCGTCTGGTCGGTGGTGCAGCGGTTTATGAACCGCGGGTATGAGCCTGATGATTTGTTCCAGATTGGCTGTATCGGACTGCTGAAGTCCGTAGATAAATTCGACCTCAGCTATGAGGTCAAGTTCTCCACCTACGCGGTGCCGATGATCATCGGCGAGATTCAGCGTTTCCTGCGCGACGACGGCACCCTGAAGGTCAGCCGTTCGCTGAAGGAAATGGCCAATAAGGTACGCAAGATGAAGGATGAAATGTCCAAGACATTGGACCGCCTGCCGACCATCGGCGAGGTCGCGGAGGCGCTGGGCGTGACGCCTGAAGAAATCGTCTTCGCCCAGGAGGCCAACAAGCCGCCGACCTCGATCCACGAGACCGTCTTCGAGAACGACGGCGACCCGATCACCCTGATCGACCAGATCGCTGATGAAACGCAGGAGCGATGGTTCGACAAGCTTGCGCTGAACGAGGCCATTGGGGCCTTGACCGAACGCGAGCGCCTGATCGTCTATCTGCGCTACTACCGCGACCAGACGCAATCCGAAGTCGCCAGCCGCCTTGGCATCTCGCAGGTCCAGGTGTCGAGGCTGGAGAAGAAAATCCTCGCGAACATCCGCGAGCAGATTGCGCAGTGA
- the spoIIAB gene encoding anti-sigma F factor: MTKSEAGNFMSVQFAALSENESFARVVVAAFVSRLDPTMEELNDLKTVVSEAVTNCIIHGYDSDPEGIVSISASIENETVRLTIEDQGRGIEDLELAQQPLYTSKPELERSGMGFTIMENFMDEFEVTSEPGRGTSIAMKKTIVSKKALYN; the protein is encoded by the coding sequence ATGACAAAGAGTGAAGCTGGTAACTTCATGAGTGTGCAGTTTGCTGCCCTGTCGGAGAACGAATCGTTCGCGCGTGTAGTGGTGGCAGCCTTTGTCTCCCGGCTTGATCCCACAATGGAAGAGCTGAATGATCTGAAGACGGTCGTTTCAGAGGCAGTGACAAACTGCATTATTCACGGATATGACAGTGACCCAGAAGGGATTGTCAGCATCTCCGCATCGATTGAGAACGAAACCGTGCGTCTGACCATAGAGGATCAGGGACGCGGGATTGAGGATTTGGAGCTGGCGCAGCAGCCGCTGTACACCTCCAAGCCGGAGCTGGAGCGGTCGGGTATGGGTTTTACGATTATGGAGAATTTCATGGACGAGTTCGAAGTTACAAGTGAACCGGGGCGCGGTACTTCCATCGCAATGAAGAAAACCATCGTCTCGAAAAAAGCTTTATACAATTAG
- the spoIIAA gene encoding anti-sigma F factor antagonist produces the protein MNSHVEMEHHRGVLIVRLFGELDHHAADYVRMEMDEAIMRGQVEHMILSLKDLQFMDSSGLGVILGRYKLIRSKGGKMAVCDATAPVKRLLEMSGLFKIMSLYDDESAALSDLEVAL, from the coding sequence ATGAATTCTCATGTGGAGATGGAGCATCACCGGGGTGTGCTGATTGTCCGTTTATTTGGAGAGCTGGACCATCACGCAGCCGATTATGTACGTATGGAAATGGATGAAGCGATTATGCGCGGCCAGGTCGAGCATATGATCCTCAGCCTGAAGGACCTGCAGTTTATGGACAGCTCGGGCTTAGGAGTCATTCTCGGGAGGTACAAGCTGATTCGCAGCAAAGGCGGCAAAATGGCAGTCTGCGATGCCACCGCACCTGTGAAGCGGCTGCTGGAAATGTCGGGCCTGTTCAAAATCATGTCCCTATATGACGACGAGAGCGCTGCACTCTCGGATTTGGAGGTTGCGTTATGA
- a CDS encoding D-alanyl-D-alanine carboxypeptidase family protein, whose translation MRYIMLVLCIAVSVLGASSGAYAEEKAKGTGTGSNAAAVDLAPGARSAILMDAGTGTVIYEKNSHDKLPPASITKIMTMLLTVEALDEGKLQLTDKVRTSEYAASMGGSQIFLEPGEEMTVDEMLKGIAMASGNDASVAMAEKIAGSESAFVDLMNSKAEALGLKDTHFANCNGLPAQNHYSSAHDIAVISRELLKHERIIKYTGSYQDYLRKDSAKPFWLVNTNKLVRFYTGADGLKTGYTSEAKFCLSATAARDGLRAVAVVLGEPNTKTRNSEVSGMFDYLFSQYKMHTIHKKGDAIGTLKIEKGVKTELPLTAEETYSVLLKKGITQEGIRHELVLPANLKAPVAADQIIGKLVVYQGTNVIKEYELKAGEDVAKAGWWKLFKRTTGSLFTID comes from the coding sequence ATGCGTTATATTATGTTAGTGCTGTGTATTGCTGTATCGGTTCTGGGAGCGTCCTCGGGGGCGTATGCGGAGGAGAAAGCCAAAGGTACCGGTACCGGCAGTAATGCCGCCGCTGTTGACCTTGCGCCGGGTGCACGTTCCGCCATCCTGATGGATGCGGGCACCGGCACGGTAATCTATGAGAAGAACAGCCATGATAAGCTGCCTCCGGCAAGCATTACGAAAATTATGACTATGCTGCTCACCGTTGAGGCACTTGACGAAGGAAAACTGCAATTGACCGATAAGGTACGGACCAGTGAATACGCGGCATCCATGGGCGGTTCGCAGATTTTTCTGGAGCCCGGTGAAGAAATGACGGTGGATGAGATGCTCAAAGGCATCGCTATGGCCTCAGGCAATGACGCTTCGGTGGCAATGGCGGAGAAAATCGCCGGTTCGGAGAGTGCATTTGTGGATCTGATGAACAGCAAAGCTGAAGCGCTGGGCCTGAAGGACACCCATTTCGCCAACTGCAACGGTCTGCCGGCGCAGAATCATTATTCTTCGGCGCATGACATTGCCGTAATCAGCCGGGAGCTGCTGAAGCATGAGCGGATCATCAAATATACCGGCTCCTACCAGGATTATCTGCGCAAGGATTCGGCCAAGCCGTTCTGGCTGGTGAATACGAACAAGCTGGTCCGTTTCTATACAGGAGCCGACGGATTGAAAACGGGTTATACCTCCGAAGCCAAGTTCTGCCTGTCTGCGACTGCGGCCAGAGACGGACTGCGTGCTGTTGCGGTCGTGCTGGGCGAACCGAACACCAAAACGCGCAACAGTGAAGTGTCGGGGATGTTCGATTATCTCTTTTCCCAATATAAAATGCACACCATTCACAAAAAAGGCGACGCTATCGGTACCCTAAAGATTGAGAAGGGTGTGAAAACAGAGCTGCCGCTGACCGCAGAGGAAACCTACAGTGTCCTGCTGAAGAAAGGCATCACCCAGGAAGGCATCCGCCATGAGCTGGTACTACCGGCAAACCTCAAAGCTCCTGTAGCTGCAGATCAGATCATAGGTAAGCTGGTAGTTTATCAAGGGACGAATGTAATTAAGGAATACGAGCTCAAGGCAGGCGAAGATGTGGCGAAGGCGGGCTGGTGGAAGCTGTTCAAGCGGACGACGGGTTCGCTGTTCACGATTGATTAA
- a CDS encoding ABC transporter ATP-binding protein, whose product MSTILEVRNLKKHYPIRKGFFSRQVGAVKAVDGITLSVEQGETLAVVGESGCGKSTTGRAILRLIEPSEGEILFNGTDVRSLGTEQLRRFRTDMQMVFQDPYASLDPRWTVQRILEEPMRTHEQAAGNELKSRVEHLMEVVGLSPYQAHRFPHEFSGGQRQRIGIARALALNPKFIVCDEPVSALDVSIQAQVLNLMQDLQEQFGLTYMFISHDLSVVKFISDRVAVMYLGRIVELAPTKALFAKPLHPYTQALMSAVPVPNPALKKQRIVLSGDVPNPETPPSGCAFHPRCPHAMDRCRTEEPVLRELESGHQVSCHLY is encoded by the coding sequence ATGAGTACAATTCTGGAAGTCCGCAATCTTAAGAAACATTATCCGATCCGCAAAGGGTTCTTCTCCAGGCAAGTAGGTGCCGTGAAAGCCGTTGACGGCATTACGTTATCGGTAGAACAAGGAGAGACCTTAGCCGTTGTGGGAGAGTCCGGCTGCGGCAAGTCTACTACAGGGCGGGCTATCCTGCGCCTGATCGAACCAAGTGAGGGCGAGATCCTCTTCAACGGCACAGATGTGCGCAGCCTGGGTACCGAGCAGCTGCGCCGCTTCCGCACCGATATGCAGATGGTGTTCCAGGACCCGTATGCTTCGCTGGATCCGCGCTGGACCGTGCAGCGCATCCTGGAGGAGCCTATGCGCACGCATGAACAGGCAGCAGGAAATGAACTGAAGAGCCGGGTCGAACACTTGATGGAGGTTGTCGGACTCTCCCCTTATCAGGCGCACCGTTTTCCGCATGAATTCTCCGGAGGCCAGCGGCAGCGGATCGGAATCGCCCGTGCGCTGGCACTGAACCCCAAGTTCATCGTCTGCGACGAGCCGGTATCTGCATTGGATGTATCGATCCAGGCCCAGGTGCTGAATCTGATGCAGGATTTGCAGGAGCAGTTTGGCCTGACCTATATGTTCATCTCCCATGACCTGTCGGTAGTGAAGTTTATCAGTGACCGTGTGGCTGTCATGTACCTGGGGCGGATCGTTGAGCTTGCGCCTACAAAGGCATTATTCGCGAAGCCGCTCCATCCGTATACACAAGCGCTGATGTCCGCAGTGCCGGTGCCAAATCCGGCGCTGAAGAAGCAGCGGATTGTCCTGAGCGGCGATGTGCCGAACCCGGAAACTCCGCCAAGCGGCTGTGCCTTCCATCCCCGCTGTCCGCATGCAATGGACAGATGCCGGACCGAAGAACCGGTGCTGCGCGAGCTGGAATCAGGGCACCAGGTTTCCTGCCACTTGTATTAA